One stretch of Microbacterium terrae DNA includes these proteins:
- a CDS encoding carbohydrate ABC transporter permease — translation MNTNTKVKRLGIPSTLILWLLALGFAVPVAWFLLSSFKPGSELFSLPLTLFPEDWTVSGYSTAWNRFNFAQYFMNTAIVAIVTTALTVVVSAMTGYAFAKYNAWWLKAFFICILATTMLPTEVIMPSSFAVVRDLGLYNTLAGIIVPSIITATGIFMFRQYFKTIPDELLEAARIDGVSEFGAFWRIMLPLAKPIAVVLAIFSFQWRWNDYIWPLIVLRDPSQYTLQVALRSIVGADNIDWSVLLAASVISLVPMVVLFAIFQRQIMNADINSGLKD, via the coding sequence ATGAACACGAACACGAAGGTGAAGCGCCTCGGCATCCCGAGCACCCTCATCCTCTGGCTGCTCGCTCTCGGCTTCGCCGTGCCCGTCGCATGGTTCCTGCTGAGCTCCTTCAAGCCCGGATCCGAGCTGTTCAGCCTGCCGCTGACGCTCTTCCCCGAGGACTGGACGGTCAGCGGCTACTCGACCGCGTGGAACCGGTTCAACTTCGCGCAGTACTTCATGAACACCGCGATCGTCGCGATCGTGACGACCGCGCTCACCGTCGTGGTCAGTGCGATGACCGGCTACGCGTTCGCGAAGTACAACGCGTGGTGGCTGAAGGCGTTCTTCATCTGCATCCTCGCGACGACGATGCTGCCGACCGAGGTCATCATGCCGAGCTCGTTCGCCGTCGTGCGCGACCTCGGCCTGTACAACACGCTCGCGGGCATCATCGTGCCGTCGATCATCACGGCCACCGGCATCTTCATGTTCCGGCAGTACTTCAAGACGATCCCCGACGAGCTGCTCGAGGCGGCGCGCATCGACGGCGTCTCGGAATTCGGCGCGTTCTGGCGGATCATGCTGCCGCTGGCGAAGCCGATCGCCGTCGTGCTCGCGATCTTCTCCTTCCAGTGGCGCTGGAACGACTACATCTGGCCTCTCATCGTGCTCCGCGATCCGAGCCAGTACACGCTGCAGGTCGCGCTGCGCTCCATCGTCGGCGCCGACAACATCGACTGGTCGGTGCTGCTGGCGGCATCCGTCATCTCGCTCGTGCCGATGGTCGTGCTCTTCGCGATCTTCCAGCGTCAGATCATGAATGCCGACATCAACTCGGGCCTCAAGGACTGA
- a CDS encoding GntR family transcriptional regulator, translated as MAADETYFPEDLFADLDRTGPVPLYYQVSSRLESAIRSGAIPAGARLENEIAIAQRLGLSRPTIRRAIQELVDKGLLVRRRGIGTQVVQGQVTRQVELTSLYEDLQNSAHTPGTRVLAHRLVPATEDVARGLGVAVGAEVVYIRRQRSTDGIPVAVLENYLPREFADITTEQLETRGLYQVLRARGVTIRVAQQKIGARRAHGDEGDLLDIDGAGPVLTMERIAFDNTGRAFEYGHHCYRPDMYSFETTLVAK; from the coding sequence ATGGCGGCCGACGAGACGTACTTCCCCGAGGATCTGTTCGCAGACCTCGACCGCACCGGCCCCGTGCCGCTGTACTACCAGGTGTCGAGCCGGCTCGAGTCGGCGATCCGCTCCGGCGCGATCCCCGCCGGCGCACGCCTCGAGAACGAGATCGCCATCGCACAGCGGCTCGGGCTCTCTCGTCCCACCATCCGCCGAGCCATCCAGGAGCTCGTCGACAAGGGACTGCTGGTGCGCCGCCGCGGCATCGGCACCCAGGTGGTGCAGGGTCAGGTCACGCGTCAGGTCGAACTCACCAGCCTCTACGAGGACCTGCAGAACTCCGCGCACACCCCCGGCACGCGTGTGCTCGCCCACCGGCTCGTGCCGGCGACGGAAGACGTCGCCCGAGGGCTCGGCGTCGCCGTCGGCGCCGAGGTGGTCTACATCCGCCGGCAGCGCTCGACCGACGGCATCCCGGTCGCCGTGCTCGAGAACTACCTGCCTCGAGAATTCGCCGACATCACGACAGAGCAGCTCGAGACTCGTGGCCTGTACCAGGTGCTGCGCGCTCGCGGAGTGACGATCCGCGTCGCACAGCAGAAGATCGGAGCGCGTCGGGCGCATGGCGACGAGGGCGACCTGCTCGACATCGACGGCGCAGGGCCGGTGCTCACGATGGAGCGGATCGCGTTCGACAACACCGGGCGTGCGTTCGAGTACGGTCACCACTGCTACCGCCCCGACATGTACAGCTTCGAGACGACGCTGGTCGCGAAGTAG
- the iolC gene encoding 5-dehydro-2-deoxygluconokinase produces MTAANEAPQSPDLSRVPEILAIGRLGVDLYPLQDGVGLEDVSTFGKYLGGSAANVTVAASRHGRRAGLVSRVGDDPFGVYLLRELDRLGVDPRLVAVDPALKTPITFCEIFPPDDFPLYFYREPKAPDLNVDSAQLDLEAVREADILWLTVTGLSQEPSRAAHLAVLDARARRTHTVLDLDYRPMFWESASAASAVVAPLLEQITVVVGNREECEVAVGETDPSRAADALLDRGVELAIVKQGPRGVLAKTRTETVEVPPHPVDVVNGLGAGDAFGGALCHGLLSGWGLERILRFANAAGAIVASRRECSTAMPTTAEVDAILGEGK; encoded by the coding sequence ATGACCGCGGCCAACGAAGCCCCCCAGAGCCCTGATCTCTCACGGGTGCCCGAGATCCTCGCGATCGGGCGCCTCGGTGTGGACCTGTATCCCCTCCAGGACGGCGTCGGGCTCGAAGACGTGTCGACGTTCGGAAAGTACCTCGGCGGCAGTGCGGCCAACGTCACCGTCGCCGCCTCGCGGCACGGGCGGCGCGCCGGGCTCGTCTCACGGGTCGGAGACGACCCGTTCGGCGTGTACCTGCTGCGTGAGCTCGATCGGCTCGGCGTCGACCCGCGGCTCGTCGCGGTAGACCCTGCGCTCAAGACGCCGATCACCTTCTGCGAGATCTTCCCGCCCGATGACTTCCCGCTGTACTTCTATCGCGAGCCCAAGGCGCCCGACCTCAATGTCGACTCGGCGCAGCTCGACCTCGAGGCCGTGCGCGAGGCCGACATCCTCTGGCTCACGGTCACGGGGCTGAGCCAGGAGCCGAGCCGGGCTGCGCACCTCGCCGTGCTCGACGCGCGCGCCCGCCGCACCCACACGGTGCTCGACCTCGACTACCGCCCCATGTTCTGGGAGTCGGCATCGGCCGCCTCGGCCGTCGTCGCACCGCTGCTGGAGCAGATCACCGTCGTGGTGGGCAACCGAGAGGAGTGCGAGGTCGCCGTCGGCGAGACCGATCCGTCGCGCGCCGCCGATGCACTCCTCGACCGGGGGGTCGAACTCGCGATCGTCAAGCAGGGTCCTCGGGGCGTGCTCGCCAAGACCCGCACCGAGACGGTCGAGGTGCCACCGCACCCCGTCGACGTGGTGAACGGGCTCGGCGCCGGCGACGCGTTCGGCGGTGCACTGTGCCACGGGCTGCTCAGCGGCTGGGGGCTCGAGCGCATCCTGCGCTTCGCCAACGCGGCGGGCGCCATCGTCGCGTCCCGGCGCGAATGCTCCACCGCAATGCCGACCACCGCCGAGGTGGACGCGATCCTGGGAGAGGGGAAGTGA
- a CDS encoding Cgl0159 family (beta/alpha)8-fold protein, which translates to MALRFDTLRALRAERPEAVREAHAERARRDVIRGDGRLFIVAADHPARGALAVGGEADAMADRYRLLERLTEALRHPGVDGVLGTPDIIDDLALLGLLDDKVVVGSMNRGGLRGASFEMDDRFTGYDVRSMVASGIDFAKVLLRVNLADSGTAATLEAAARAVTDAADAHLPIMLEPFMSRWVDGRVVNDLTPDAVILSLAIAAGLGGSSAYTWMKLPVVPDMERVMAATTLPTLLLGGEGGDDPDETFASWEDALALPGVRGLTVGRTLLYPPDGDVAGAVDIAARLVHPDL; encoded by the coding sequence ATCGCCCTGCGATTCGACACGCTCCGGGCGCTGCGCGCCGAGCGGCCCGAAGCCGTGCGAGAGGCCCACGCCGAGCGCGCACGGCGCGACGTCATCCGCGGCGACGGGCGCCTCTTCATCGTGGCCGCAGACCACCCGGCCCGGGGGGCTCTCGCCGTCGGCGGGGAGGCCGACGCGATGGCCGACCGCTATCGGCTGCTCGAGCGTCTCACCGAGGCGCTGCGTCACCCCGGTGTCGACGGTGTGCTGGGCACCCCCGACATCATCGACGATCTCGCGCTGCTCGGGCTGCTCGACGACAAGGTGGTCGTCGGCTCGATGAACCGAGGTGGGCTCCGCGGGGCGTCCTTCGAGATGGATGACCGCTTCACCGGCTATGACGTCCGCTCGATGGTGGCGTCCGGCATCGACTTCGCCAAGGTGCTGCTGCGCGTGAACCTGGCCGACTCGGGCACGGCGGCGACCCTCGAGGCAGCAGCCCGTGCGGTCACCGACGCCGCCGACGCCCACCTGCCGATCATGCTCGAGCCGTTCATGAGCCGCTGGGTCGACGGGCGCGTCGTGAACGATCTCACCCCCGACGCGGTGATCCTCTCCCTCGCGATCGCCGCCGGGCTCGGCGGCAGCAGTGCGTACACCTGGATGAAGCTGCCGGTGGTCCCCGACATGGAGCGGGTGATGGCCGCGACGACTCTGCCCACCCTGCTGCTCGGCGGCGAGGGCGGTGACGACCCCGACGAGACGTTCGCGTCGTGGGAGGATGCTCTGGCGCTGCCGGGTGTGCGCGGCCTCACGGTCGGCCGCACGCTTCTGTACCCGCCCGACGGAGATGTCGCCGGTGCGGTCGACATCGCGGCGCGGCTCGTCCACCCCGACCTCTGA
- the iolB gene encoding 5-deoxy-glucuronate isomerase, with translation MTDPRWFHRRGALARGEWESVVDETTPGWQHTGIRIAEVTDAVELTLPETGVERIVVPLAGSFTVTHTEDGATTETGLVGRPSVFAGPTDVLYLSAAATAVVRGAGRVAVATSPTDVVKKTTYIPAAGTPVELRGGGSASRQVHNFGTPAALDAARLIVCEVITPASNWSSYPPHKHDEHIDGHESRLEEIYYFESAPGAGSTGGAADDAFGIFSAYSSPSGEIEIDARVRSGDIALIPHGYHGPAVAAPGYDLYYLNVMAGPDPERQWLISDDPAHAWVRDSWPVEGIDPRLPLGHDSGSEQ, from the coding sequence ATGACCGATCCTCGATGGTTCCATCGACGCGGCGCCCTCGCCCGCGGCGAGTGGGAGAGCGTGGTCGACGAGACCACACCCGGCTGGCAGCACACCGGCATCCGCATCGCCGAGGTGACGGATGCCGTCGAACTGACGCTGCCCGAGACGGGAGTCGAGCGCATCGTCGTCCCGTTGGCCGGCTCATTCACCGTGACGCACACCGAGGACGGTGCGACCACCGAAACGGGGCTCGTCGGGCGCCCGTCGGTGTTCGCCGGTCCGACCGACGTGCTCTACCTGTCGGCAGCGGCGACAGCCGTCGTGCGCGGAGCGGGACGGGTCGCCGTCGCGACCTCGCCCACCGACGTCGTCAAGAAGACCACCTACATCCCGGCGGCAGGTACGCCGGTCGAGCTGCGCGGGGGCGGCTCGGCGAGCCGGCAGGTGCACAACTTCGGCACGCCCGCAGCGCTCGACGCCGCGCGTCTCATCGTGTGCGAGGTGATCACGCCCGCGTCGAACTGGTCGTCGTATCCGCCCCACAAGCACGACGAGCACATCGACGGCCACGAGTCGCGACTCGAGGAGATCTACTACTTCGAGTCGGCGCCGGGAGCGGGTTCGACCGGGGGAGCAGCAGACGACGCGTTCGGAATCTTCAGCGCCTACTCGTCTCCTTCGGGCGAGATCGAGATCGATGCCCGCGTGCGTTCCGGCGACATCGCCCTCATCCCGCACGGGTACCATGGCCCGGCCGTCGCTGCGCCGGGGTACGACCTCTACTATCTCAACGTCATGGCCGGCCCCGACCCCGAGCGGCAGTGGCTCATCAGCGACGATCCCGCCCACGCCTGGGTGCGCGACTCCTGGCCGGTGGAGGGGATCGACCCCCGGCTGCCCCTCGGACACGACAGCGGAAGCGAGCAGTGA
- the iolD gene encoding 3D-(3,5/4)-trihydroxycyclohexane-1,2-dione acylhydrolase (decyclizing) → MTAMKRMTVSQALIEFLAHQWTVDGDVRERTVPGVFGIFGHGNVAGIGQALRQLNASEPDLMPYRQARNEQAMVHQSVGWSRVHRRRSTWASAASVGPGATNMLTGAALATTNRLPALLLPSDTFATRVADPVLQQLEQPFDTGLTVNDAFRPLSRFFDRVQRPEQLFSTALAAMRVLTDPAETGAVTIALPEDVQAEALDVPLAFLQDREWHIRRPVPETAALGRAVAAIRAAERPFIVAGGGVIYSGAEEQLRRFVEATGIPVGTTQAGGGSLPWYHPQYLGAVGATGTTAANRLAADADLVIGIGTRYSDFTTASRSAFQDPGVRFVNINVASFDAYKHGTQLPVIADAREALAALAAELVGFAVSPALVERITREKGEWDAAVDAAFVPSGLERPGQPEIIGAVRAATAPEDVIVQAAGSLPGDLHKLWRVADPLGYHVEYAYSCMGYEIAGGLGVKRGLEALGDDRDVVVMVGDGSYLMLSSELATAVAEGIKIIVVLIQNHGYASIGHLSETVGSERFGTKYRAYDADARNFQGDQVLPVDLAMNARSYGLDVIEVSPGATAIDDLRAAMATAKASARSTLIHIESDPLLYAPDGEGWWDVPVPEASSLEATQAARTEYEWGRTAQRPLLGDEGKR, encoded by the coding sequence ATGACCGCGATGAAGCGGATGACCGTGAGCCAGGCGCTCATCGAGTTCCTGGCTCACCAGTGGACGGTCGACGGCGACGTGCGCGAGCGCACCGTGCCGGGCGTCTTCGGCATCTTCGGCCACGGCAACGTGGCCGGCATCGGTCAGGCGCTGCGTCAGCTGAACGCGTCGGAACCCGACCTCATGCCCTATCGCCAGGCGCGCAACGAGCAGGCGATGGTGCACCAGTCGGTCGGCTGGTCTCGGGTGCATCGTCGCCGCAGCACCTGGGCGTCGGCCGCGTCGGTCGGCCCGGGCGCGACGAACATGCTGACCGGCGCTGCGCTGGCGACGACGAACCGGCTCCCTGCGCTGCTGCTGCCGAGCGACACCTTCGCGACCCGCGTGGCCGACCCGGTGCTGCAGCAGCTCGAGCAGCCGTTCGACACCGGTCTCACCGTCAACGACGCGTTCCGCCCGCTGTCGCGGTTCTTCGATCGGGTGCAGCGGCCGGAGCAGCTCTTCTCGACTGCGCTCGCCGCGATGCGGGTTCTCACCGACCCCGCCGAGACCGGGGCCGTGACGATCGCCCTCCCCGAAGACGTGCAGGCGGAGGCCCTCGATGTGCCGCTCGCGTTCTTGCAGGACCGCGAGTGGCACATCCGGCGTCCGGTGCCCGAGACCGCGGCACTCGGCCGCGCCGTTGCCGCGATCCGCGCGGCGGAACGCCCGTTCATCGTCGCCGGCGGCGGAGTGATCTACTCCGGGGCCGAGGAGCAGCTGCGGCGCTTCGTCGAGGCCACCGGCATCCCGGTCGGCACGACTCAGGCGGGCGGAGGCTCCCTGCCCTGGTACCACCCGCAGTATCTCGGCGCCGTCGGCGCCACAGGCACGACGGCCGCGAACCGCCTCGCCGCCGACGCCGACCTCGTGATCGGCATCGGCACCCGCTACAGCGACTTCACCACGGCGTCGCGCTCGGCCTTCCAGGATCCGGGCGTGCGGTTCGTCAACATCAACGTCGCCTCCTTCGATGCGTACAAGCACGGCACGCAGCTGCCGGTGATCGCCGACGCGCGCGAGGCTCTGGCAGCGCTCGCCGCCGAACTCGTGGGCTTCGCGGTGTCGCCGGCGCTTGTCGAGCGGATCACCCGCGAGAAGGGCGAGTGGGATGCCGCCGTCGACGCCGCCTTCGTGCCGTCGGGGCTCGAGCGACCCGGTCAGCCTGAGATCATCGGCGCCGTACGGGCCGCGACCGCTCCCGAAGACGTGATCGTGCAGGCCGCGGGGTCTCTCCCGGGTGATCTGCACAAGCTGTGGCGGGTCGCCGACCCGCTCGGCTATCACGTCGAGTACGCCTACTCGTGCATGGGCTACGAGATCGCCGGCGGCCTCGGCGTCAAGCGCGGGCTCGAGGCTCTCGGCGATGACCGCGACGTCGTGGTCATGGTCGGCGACGGCTCGTACCTGATGCTGAGTTCGGAGTTGGCGACCGCGGTGGCCGAGGGGATCAAGATCATCGTGGTGCTCATCCAGAACCACGGGTACGCATCGATCGGCCACCTGTCCGAGACCGTGGGGTCGGAGCGGTTCGGCACGAAGTATCGCGCGTACGACGCAGATGCCCGCAACTTCCAGGGCGACCAGGTGCTGCCCGTCGACCTCGCGATGAACGCCCGCAGCTACGGGCTCGATGTCATCGAGGTCTCGCCCGGTGCGACGGCCATCGACGACCTGCGGGCGGCCATGGCCACCGCGAAGGCTTCTGCGCGCTCGACGCTCATCCATATCGAGAGCGACCCCCTGCTGTACGCACCCGACGGCGAGGGATGGTGGGACGTGCCCGTGCCCGAGGCGTCATCGCTGGAGGCGACGCAGGCGGCGCGGACAGAGTACGAATGGGGGCGGACCGCGCAGCGGCCGCTGCTCGGAGACGAGGGGAAGCGATGA
- a CDS encoding sugar phosphate isomerase/epimerase family protein gives MNATVAGAPVSFGVFEMTPEGAPTVAADDLLETLAEAGYAGVDLGPVGYLGRERELRSRLARFGLELAGGWVQLPFSDDDAFTASLPSLRDALRVFADAAEAGPDRLPLPTLADDGSATRRANPGRGAETDPLATEAWQRLIVNAGRAAELVREAGFEPTFHHHAGTFVESPEEIDRFLAEVEVDLTLDTGHLFIAGGDPAEAVTRWGDRINHLHLKDVDLPVLRRVLAAGGGMPEVWSSGAFVAFGRGDVALAPVMEAMDARGFDGWVIVEQDVLNAPDVAVDAFRAARGEDQRVNRAALRPWL, from the coding sequence ATGAACGCCACTGTCGCCGGCGCGCCGGTGAGTTTCGGCGTCTTCGAGATGACGCCCGAGGGGGCGCCGACCGTCGCCGCCGACGACCTGCTCGAGACCCTCGCCGAGGCGGGCTACGCCGGAGTCGACCTCGGGCCCGTGGGCTATCTCGGGCGCGAGCGCGAGCTGCGGTCGCGGCTCGCGCGGTTCGGTCTCGAACTCGCCGGAGGCTGGGTGCAGCTGCCGTTCTCCGACGACGACGCCTTCACCGCGTCGCTGCCGTCGCTGCGCGACGCGCTGCGGGTGTTCGCGGATGCCGCCGAGGCCGGGCCCGACCGTCTGCCGCTGCCCACCCTCGCCGACGACGGATCCGCGACGCGACGGGCGAATCCCGGTCGCGGTGCCGAGACCGATCCCCTCGCCACCGAGGCATGGCAGCGGCTCATCGTCAATGCCGGCCGGGCCGCGGAGCTCGTGCGCGAGGCTGGCTTCGAGCCGACGTTCCACCACCACGCCGGCACTTTCGTCGAGTCTCCTGAGGAGATCGACCGCTTCCTCGCCGAGGTCGAGGTCGACCTCACCCTCGACACCGGGCACCTGTTCATCGCCGGCGGAGACCCCGCCGAAGCGGTGACCCGCTGGGGCGATCGCATCAACCACCTGCACCTCAAGGACGTCGATCTTCCGGTGCTGCGGCGCGTGCTCGCCGCGGGCGGAGGCATGCCCGAGGTGTGGTCGTCGGGGGCCTTCGTCGCGTTCGGCAGGGGCGACGTCGCACTCGCCCCGGTGATGGAAGCGATGGACGCCCGCGGATTCGACGGCTGGGTGATCGTCGAGCAGGACGTGCTCAACGCCCCCGACGTCGCCGTCGACGCCTTCCGTGCCGCCCGCGGGGAGGATCAGCGCGTGAATCGCGCAGCTCTGCGGCCGTGGCTCTGA
- the iolG gene encoding inositol 2-dehydrogenase — protein MTDAPLRFALIGTGRIGQVHAANIAADAEATLAWVADPFVEGARAVADRFGGRATDTAEEVFVAGDVDAVLVASPTSTHVDLIEKAVDAGIPVLCEKPIDLDITRVDALRAKVATAGVPVALGFNRRFDPAFAEVRARVAAGEIGALEQLTIISRDPAAPPAAYVAVSGGIFRDMTIHDFDMARFFLPDIVEVSAVGSTLFDEGARAHGDFDTAVVTLRAASGAVVTIINSRHSAVGYDQRLEAFGSAGMLQVANRSTSLVSLSTATAVEARAPYEDFFLQRYAEAYAAELRAFVALARGGTSDCSTFEDGRSALLLADAAQASATERMPVVVTSA, from the coding sequence GTGACCGACGCCCCACTCCGCTTCGCCCTGATCGGCACCGGCCGCATCGGCCAGGTGCACGCCGCGAACATCGCCGCCGACGCCGAGGCGACCCTCGCCTGGGTCGCCGACCCGTTCGTCGAGGGCGCGCGTGCCGTCGCGGACCGCTTCGGAGGCCGCGCGACCGACACCGCCGAGGAGGTCTTCGTCGCGGGCGATGTCGACGCCGTGCTCGTGGCCTCCCCGACCTCCACCCACGTCGACCTCATCGAGAAGGCGGTGGATGCCGGCATCCCCGTGCTCTGCGAGAAGCCGATCGATCTCGACATCACCCGCGTCGACGCCCTGCGGGCGAAGGTCGCCACAGCGGGCGTGCCGGTCGCGCTGGGCTTCAATCGGCGTTTCGACCCCGCCTTCGCCGAGGTGCGGGCGCGCGTCGCCGCCGGCGAGATCGGCGCGCTCGAGCAGCTGACGATCATCAGCCGCGATCCCGCGGCGCCACCGGCGGCCTACGTCGCCGTCTCAGGCGGGATCTTCCGTGACATGACGATCCACGACTTCGACATGGCGCGCTTCTTCCTGCCCGACATCGTCGAGGTGAGCGCGGTCGGTTCGACGCTGTTCGACGAGGGCGCCCGCGCACACGGCGACTTCGACACCGCGGTAGTGACGCTGCGTGCAGCATCCGGCGCGGTCGTCACCATCATCAATTCGCGGCACAGCGCGGTCGGCTACGACCAGCGGCTCGAGGCGTTCGGCTCCGCCGGCATGCTCCAGGTCGCGAACCGCTCGACGAGCCTCGTCTCGCTCTCGACGGCCACCGCCGTCGAGGCCCGCGCGCCCTACGAGGACTTCTTCCTGCAGCGCTACGCCGAGGCCTACGCTGCCGAACTCCGGGCGTTCGTCGCCCTCGCGCGCGGCGGTACCTCGGACTGCTCGACCTTCGAAGACGGCCGCAGCGCCCTGCTGCTCGCCGATGCCGCGCAGGCATCGGCCACGGAGCGGATGCCGGTCGTCGTGACGTCTGCGTGA
- the arfA gene encoding arabinosylfuranosidase ArfA yields the protein MTDATARLDPYNEVSDIDRRIFGGFVEHLGRHIYDGIFEPGHPSADAAGFRQDVIDLVKELGVSTIRYPGGNFVSGYKWEDGIGPVEDRPRRLDLAWHSTETNEVGLHEFQEWLDRVGSDLMMAVNLGTRDTAEALDLLEYANSDADTTWTAQRAANGRPDPFAVKMWCLGNEMDGPWQVGHRNADDYGKIAMRTAKAMRMLDPSVELVVCGSSGRGMPTFGSWERTVLEHTFDDVDFISCHSYYQEMGGNAQEFLASGVDMAKFIESVVAIADTVAATKKSDKRIMISFDEWNVWYLHNEEGGQNDKPEERGWPVAPRLLEDQYHALDAVVFGDLMITLLQHADRVRSASLAQLVNVIAPIMTEPGGIAWKQTTFFPFSITSRLANGRAVRVPVDAGTFTSEKLGEVAKVNAVATVDDEGVSLFVVNRSTTDAADLKVDLSPLVSALGRSVTVSESHLLHEDDIYAANTLTDPERVGVRAADASVDGSTLSVSLPAVSWAAIRLS from the coding sequence ATGACCGACGCCACCGCCCGCCTCGACCCCTACAACGAGGTCTCCGACATCGACCGCCGCATCTTCGGCGGATTCGTGGAGCACCTCGGTCGCCACATCTACGACGGCATCTTCGAGCCCGGGCATCCGTCCGCCGATGCCGCGGGCTTCCGCCAGGACGTCATCGACCTCGTCAAGGAGCTCGGCGTCTCGACCATCCGCTACCCGGGCGGCAACTTCGTGTCGGGCTACAAGTGGGAGGACGGCATCGGCCCGGTCGAAGACCGCCCCCGCCGGCTCGACCTCGCCTGGCACTCCACCGAGACCAACGAGGTCGGCCTGCACGAGTTCCAGGAGTGGCTCGACCGCGTCGGATCCGACCTCATGATGGCGGTGAACCTCGGCACCCGCGACACCGCCGAGGCCCTCGACCTGCTCGAGTACGCCAACTCCGACGCCGACACCACGTGGACCGCGCAGCGCGCGGCCAACGGCCGCCCCGACCCGTTCGCGGTGAAGATGTGGTGCCTCGGCAACGAGATGGACGGCCCCTGGCAGGTCGGCCACCGCAATGCCGACGACTACGGCAAGATCGCGATGCGCACGGCGAAGGCGATGCGCATGCTCGACCCGTCGGTCGAACTGGTGGTCTGCGGCTCGTCGGGGCGCGGCATGCCCACCTTCGGGTCGTGGGAGCGCACCGTGCTCGAGCACACCTTCGACGACGTCGACTTCATCTCGTGCCACTCCTACTACCAGGAGATGGGCGGGAACGCGCAGGAGTTCCTCGCCTCGGGCGTCGACATGGCGAAGTTCATCGAGTCCGTCGTCGCGATCGCCGACACCGTCGCCGCCACGAAGAAGAGCGACAAGCGCATCATGATCTCCTTCGACGAGTGGAACGTCTGGTACCTCCACAACGAAGAGGGCGGCCAGAACGACAAGCCCGAGGAGCGGGGCTGGCCGGTCGCGCCGCGGCTGCTCGAAGACCAGTACCACGCGCTCGACGCCGTCGTCTTCGGCGACCTGATGATCACGCTGCTCCAGCACGCCGACCGCGTGCGCTCGGCGTCGCTCGCGCAGCTCGTCAACGTGATCGCGCCGATCATGACCGAGCCGGGTGGCATCGCCTGGAAGCAGACCACCTTCTTCCCGTTCTCGATCACCTCGCGGCTGGCGAACGGCCGTGCGGTGCGCGTGCCCGTCGACGCCGGAACGTTCACCAGCGAGAAGCTCGGCGAGGTCGCGAAGGTCAACGCCGTCGCCACCGTCGACGACGAGGGCGTGTCGCTCTTCGTCGTGAACCGCTCGACGACGGATGCCGCCGACCTGAAGGTCGACCTGTCCCCGCTCGTGTCGGCGCTCGGCCGTTCGGTGACCGTGTCCGAGTCGCACCTCCTGCACGAGGACGACATCTACGCGGCGAACACCCTCACCGACCCCGAGCGGGTCGGTGTGCGGGCGGCCGACGCATCCGTCGACGGTTCGACGCTGTCGGTCTCGCTGCCCGCCGTCAGCTGGGCGGCGATCCGCCTCAGCTGA